The nucleotide sequence TTTTTGAAAATTATCCAACTCTCTGTAAAGTGAAAGTCGTTCGCCTGTATTTTGCACGTATTCCTCCGAAATCAACAATTCTAAATCGGTATCTATTTGACAATCTTTCACAAATTTTTGTGGACGATTTTGTTTGTTGGCAATCGCTTGTTCCTCGCCCATTTCTTCGGTTAATTCTTGCATCGCCTCGTCCAATATCTTGTGATACATTTCAAAACCAATTTCATTGATAAATCCGCTTTGCTCCGCTCCTAAAAGATTTCCAGCACCTCGAATATCTAAATCCCGCATCGAAATATTAAATCCACTTCCCAAATCAGAAAATTCTTCAATCGCTTTTAACCGTTTTCTCGCTTCTGGCGTTAGCGTAGAAAGCGGCGGCGTAATGAGATGACAAAATGCTTTTTTATTGGAACGCCCTACTCTACCGCGCATTTGATGCAAATCACTCAAACCGAAAAAATGCGCTTTGTCAATAATAATTGTATTCGCATTGGGAATATCCAATCCAGATTCGATAATACTTGTCGCCACTAACACATCCGTGTTTCCTTCAATAAAATCAAGCATCACTTCTTCCAATTTATGTCCTTCCATTTGTCCATGAGCAATAGCTACTTTGGCATCCGGGCAAAGTCGTTGAATCATTCCGGCAAGTTCTTTAATAGATTGTACGCGATTGTGAATGACAAAAGTTTGTCCGTTCCGCGACATTTCATACGCAATGGCATCTCGAAAAACTTCTTCGTGAAAAGAATGTAATTCTGTTTGCACAGGATGGCGATTTGGCGGTGGCGTATTGATAACCGATAAATCGCGCGCGCCCATCATCGAAAACTGCAAGGTGCGAGGAATCGGTGTAGCAGTAAGCGTAAGCGTATCTACATTGGTACTAATTGTTTTTAATTTTTCTTTAACAGAGACACCAAATTTTTGCTCTTCATCAATAATTAATAAGCCCAAATCTTTGAAAGAAACATTTTTTCCTGCCAAAATATGTGTGCCTATAAGTATATCAATTTCTCCTCTTGCTGTTTTTTCCAATACTTCTTTTTGCTCTTTCGCTGTTCGAAAACGATTGAGATAATCGACTTTACAAGGCATTTCTCCCAAACGTTCCTTAAATGTTTTATAATGTTGTAAAGCCAAGATAGTAGTAGGAACTAATACTGCCACTTGTTTACTATCAGCAACAGCTTTAAAAGCAGCACGAATTGCAATTTCTGTTTTTCCGAAACCAACATCTCCGCAAATAAGCCTATCCATGGGTGATTCCGACTCCATGTCTTTTTTCGTATCGACTGTTGCTTTTACCTGATCAGGCGTATCTTCATAAATAAAAGAGGCTTCCAATTCTGTTTGTAAATACGTATCGGGCGAAAAAGCAAGACCTTTTAGCGCTTTCCGTTTTGCGTAAAGCTGAATTAAATCGAACGCAATTTCTTTTACTTTTTTCTTTGTTTTTTGTTTTAGAACACTCCAAGAATTGGAGCCGAGTTTATTTATTTTCGGCTCTGCACCTTCTTTTCCAGAGTATTTTGCAATGCGATGAAGCGAATGAATGCTTACGTACAACAAATCATTGTCTCTGTACATTATGCGAATTACTTCTTGTTGTTTTCCATTCACATCCATTTTTTCCAGACCGGCAAAACGTCCAACACCGTGATCAATATGCGTTACAAAATCTCCTGGATGCAATCCTTTTAATTCTTTTAATGTGATGGCTTCGCTCGTTTTTTTGAAACCACTTTTAAGTCGAAAACGTGCATGGCGATTAAAAATTTGATGATCGGTATAACACGCAATTTTTAAATCATTGTCTGTAAAACCTTCCGAAAGTGTACCTGTATTTCCTTCCTGAAAAAATAAAGAATTGGTGCCTGAAACATCTTCAAAAATTTTATGTAAGCGCTCTAGTTGTTTCGGAGTGTCTGAAAAAATAATATTTTGAAAACCCTTTGCAATGTTGCCTTTTAAATGATCCAACAATAAATTAAAATTTTTATTAAAAGGAATTTGCGGAACAATATTATACTGAATTTCGATATCCGAATTAAAATAAAAATGCGATCCAAATTCGATTGTTTTAAAATTTTCTAATTGCTCGAAAAAAAGTTTTTTGCTGCTGTAAATTTCAGAAGGTTGTAATTGTTCAATGAGCGATTTTTTTTGTTCGTATATTTTTTCTGCTGCATCAAAAGCTTGTTCTATTTTATCAGCTGCATAAGCGGTGTCTTTGAGCCAAACAATGGTATTTTCTGGAATAAATTCAAAAAATGTTTGTCTGTTTTCTTGCGCTATTTTAATTTGCAAATTCGGAATAATGCTACAAGAGGAAACCGTTTGAACAGAAAGTTGCGTAGCTGCATCAAAACTACGAATAGAATCCACGCTGTTTCCCGAGAATTCGATACGATACGGAAGTTCGTTCGCAAAAGAAAAAATATCCACAATACCTCCACGTACCGAAAATTCGCCCGGTTCCGCTACATAATCCACACGATTAAAATGATATTCCAACACCACTTGCGTGATAAAATCAATCGAAATTTTTTCTCCCACTCGTAAAGAAAGTGTGTTTTTTTCGAGGTGTTTTTTAGTAACTACCTTTTCATTTAATGCTTCCGGATACGTTACAATAAGCGTATTCGATTTGGTTGAAATCGCACTCAACACTTCCGCTCTAAGCGAAATATTCGCATTGTCGGTATGCTCCGGATCGTACGCTTTTCGGTAAGAGGAAGGAAAGAAAAAAATATTTTTTCCGCCTGTATTATTTTCTAAATCATTTAAAAAATAAGCCGCCTCTTCTTTTTCTGTGAGAATAAAAAGATGCGTTTGCGGAATGGTTTTGCTAATGGCAGAAGCGACAAAAGATGCGGAAGAACCTATCAATCCTTTCAAACAGACATATTGCGCCCCGCCCGATTTTAACTTTTCAGTAAGTTGTAAAGTTTTGTCGGAAGAAATGTATTGTTGCAGAACGTTGTCAATCGCCACGTAAATCGTATTCGTAATAAATGCAAAAGTACGGAATCTGCTTTGATTTTATTAAATGAAAAATAATTTTTTAGGCGTTCAAAAAAATAATTTTTCAAAGATGAAAAAAGGTGCAAAAAAAAGTGCTCGAAAAAATAATTTTTCGAGCACGAGAATTTATTTTCCTACAAAAGGAATTCAAAAATTAATATCTAAACACAATTGTAACCATAAAACTGGAGTTGATCATGTGATTTTGAGCTGGATTTACCAAACTTGGATTATAGAGATAATACGTTTGATTGTACGTGTTGTAAACGTATGCAAAATCTACAAAATAATTATTGTTGTGAACACCAAAACCAGCTGTATAGCTTGTTTTTTGTCCGTTTATACCAGCATTTTCGGGATTGGAACTAAAAGGGTTTCCGTACAAAGCATATCCTGCGCGAATACTAATGGGAGGAACAATGCGGTATTCTGCTCCAACGCGAATATTTCCTGCTGCGGTATATTTGGTTTGAATACTATTATTTACATCCGTAAATGTACCAGGAGTAGAAGAGCCTAAACTGGCGGTGGAATAATCTTCAAACTCGTAATCAGCACTGAGCAAGCCCTTTTTAGCAATGATAAAAGCAATACTTCCTGTGGCACGCATGGGTGTTGCTAATGTATAATTATAATTTCCTTGCGGCGATTGGCTGTTGTATTGAATTCCTTTGTCATCCACAGCAGTTATAGAATTGGAATAGACATCGGTCATGTTGTACAAAGTAGGCGTATGAAATGATCCGCCAATTCGGATAAAATCGTTGAGCCGATAAATCAATCCGAACTTTAAATTAATACCAGTTCCTTCCGTACTGACATTGTCAGAATAAGAGTAATTGGATAAATGAGTTAAACTCTGATTAAGAATCGTTTCTGTATAGACAGAAGACTCATCGTAATGAATTCGATCAATTCCTACAGTACCACCTACAAAAAGTTTATTACCATAATTTCCACCAAAACTAATTACAGTTTCGCCCATAGAACCAGAAGTTACAATGGCTTTTTCTTGGGTGATGGGAGTTCCTTTAGGAATGCTGCTGTTTTGATATTGTGCCTGATTGCCAGGTACGGTATCAATTAAACCAATATTAAAAGCTAAGCCAGCTGAAAAAGGATTCAAATTGGCGTACGATGTTCCGTTAGCACCTGCCACAAAATCATCTAATTGAGAACTGCTATTATTTGTTCCTTTAATATCAATGCTGTTGTTAAAATTATTTTGTCGGTTATAACCGAAACCAAAATTAAAACTTACCCAGCGATTTTTATTTCCATTCTCTTCGCCACGATGATTTTTATACGTAGCAACTATTCCAGCATTTCCAAAATTGAAATTGTATTTGTTATCGCTGGTCGAATTTCCGTTGTAAGTAGCATCCGTTGTTTGATTGAAAAGGGAAGGCGTAAAAGAAATTTCCGTTTGTCGAAAAAGTGCAATCCCTGCTGGATTCTCACTCAAAGAGGAGAAATCTGCCCCCAAGGCTCCAAAAGCACCTCCCATACTGGAATATCTGGCTGTTCCACCAAAAGTAGTTTGAGAATAGCGCAAAACATCTAAATCATTTTGTGCGAAGGAGGATATGGACATAGCACACCCCACTCCAATTATAAAAATTATCTTTTTCATACAATTATTTTTTACTGTTTATTTAGCGTCTTCCACTGCTCGCATGACCGCCGCCACCGGATGAATGTCCGCCTCCGCCGCCGCCACTGTAGGAAGCATGTCCACCGCCACCGCCATAAGAAGCATGACCACCACCTCCATAAGAAGCGTGATTTCCGCCACCGCCGTTAGAGCTATGACCACCACCATTGTAGTAGGAGCGGTTGTAGGAATTGCTCCTAGGAGCTGTGTTGTAATGCTGACCCGATCCGTTATAACGATAATTATTATTTTGGTTTCCATTATAACGTTGCTGACGGTTATTTTGGTTGTTATTATGGTATTGAGGCGCTTGTTGAGAATTGTTGTTATAATGTGCTGGCTGAGTATTTTGACGATTTGAATTTACTGCAGTATTTGAAAGATGTGGAGCTGTTGTATTTATCCGTTGTACCGATTGGTTTTTAGTAGTCTTCGATAAGTTATTTACTCTATCATAAGATGCTGCCACATGCACAGGTTGTGACATTTTTTCCGATGAAGCAGTTAAATTTGTCACATTAGAGTGAGAAACAAAGAGTTCCGGATTATTATGCCCCATACTTCCATTTACAGCACTTTGATAACGTTGTGCAAAAGTAGTATTCGAAACATTGTTCGGATGAGTTGTTATTCTACTGTTTGAGGAATTTGAAAATCTCGGTCCGTAGTAATAACTGTTATTGTCGTAGCTGTTGTAATAATAACTACTGTTGCAACCAGCCCAGCCATTGTTATAGCCATAACCACCACCCCAACCATAACCATAACCATAGCCTCCTCCATAATAATTCCATGGATTGTAACCAAAACCGTATGTAAAACCTCCATAATAACCAGGGAAATAAGAATAGCCATAGTAAGCAGGTCCCCACCAAGGAGATCCCATGTAAATGCTCATTCCAAATTGATATGGATTATAGTTGTACCAATAGGTATTGGTATAATAATCATCGTAATAACCTAAATCGGAAGGATTGTCAAAACGGCGGATTCTGGCAGAATATTCATAATCATTGTAATCGCTCGGATCGTAGTTGTCGTCATTTGCGTAAGCATCGTCGTCATTGTAATTTCCGTTATTCGCTTGCTGATTGTTGTTGTTGTAATAATTCGAGCTATCTCCGGAATTATTTTGATTCGATTGATAATTATTATTTTGATTCTGATTAGTCGCATAGCCATTATTCGACTGATTATTTTGATTCTGATTAGTCGCATCACCGTTGTTCGACGGATTATTTTGTTGCGAATTATTCGAATTCTGTGGAGGCGTGGTGTTATTTTGCGCCGAAGTATTTGCATCGTTGGAAGGAGTATAATAGACATCATCTGAAGTAGATGAGTTGTTACGACTTTGACTCAACCCTTGAGGGGCGATGCAACTGCCTGCGAAAAGTAGACTTCCTGCTGCAACTATTTTTACGATTGTTTTCATGATGTCCTCCGATTTATTATTTAGATACTAAAACGATGTAAAGGTTTAATTTTTTATTTTCTATTTTTGTCATTCATTTTTTGGGATGAAAAAATAAATTTGAAATTTAAAATTACAAATATTATACCACAAATCTAAAATAGAGAAAAAAGAATTTATGAACCGAGAAGAAAATTATTCGCAATGGTACAACGATTTGGTTGAAAAGGCTGATTTAGCACAACATTCAGCTGTTAAAGGTTGCATGGTTATAAAACCTCACGGTTATGCTATTTGGGAAAAAATGCAAGCCGTATTGGATAAAAAGTTTAAAGATACTGGACATTCCAATGCCTATTTTCCGCTCTTTATTCCGAAATCTTATTTTAGTAAAGAAGCCAGCCACGTAGCAGGTTTTGCGAAAGAATGTGCTGTTGTAACGCATTATCGTTTAAAAAATGCACCCAATGGTTCTGGAATCATTGTGGATGAAGATGCCAAATTAGAAGAAGAATTAATTGTTCGGCCTACTTCAGAAACCATTATTTGGGATACGTACAGAGGTTGGATTCAATCGTATCGTGATTTACCTTTACTTATTAATCAATGGGCAAACGTAGTACGCTGGGAAATGCGAACACGATTATTTTTACGTACAACCGAATTCCTTTGGCAGGAAGGCCACACAGCGCATGCTACTTCTGCGGAAGCAGTGAAAGAAGCGGAACAAATGTTGGATGTGTATGCTGATTTTGCTGAAAATTGGATGGCTTTACCTGTTGTAAAAGGAGTGAAAACAGAAAATGAACGTTTTGCAGGTGCGATTGAAACCTATTGCATTGAAGCGTTGATGCAAGATGGAAAAGCATTGCAAGCGGGTACTTCTCATTTTCTTGGACAAAATTTCGCGAAAGCATTCGATGTAAAATTTACAAATAAAGAAGGTATACTGGATTACGTTTGGGCAACATCTTGGGGCGTTTCCACGCGATTGATGGGGGCATTAATTATGGCGCATTCGGATGATCAAGGCTTGGTAATTCCTCCAAAATTAGCGCCGATACAAGTAGTTATTGTTCCTATTTACAAAGGCGAAGAACAACTTCAAGCCATTTCTGAAACAGTTTTGAAAATTAAAAGATCCTTGGAAGAAAAAGGTGTTTCTGTAAAGTATGATGATCGCGATACGCAGAGACCTGGCTGGAAATTTGCTGAATATGAAATGAAAGGCATTCCAATCAGAATTGCCATTGGCGCAAGAGATATGGAAAACAAAACAGCTGAAATTGCCCGTAGAGACACGAAAACAAAAGAAACCATTCGTCTGGATGAAATCGAAACAAAAATTCCAGCTTTATTAGAAGAGATTCAAAAAAATCTTTTTGAGAAGGCAAAAAATTTCAAAGAAAAAATGACGGTGGAAGTAAATTCCTACGAAGAATTTAAAAAAGTAATCAACGAAAAAGGCGGATTTGTAATGGCACATTGGGATGGAACATCGGAAACAGAGCAAAAAATAAAAGACGAAACAAAAGCTACGATTCGCTGTATTCCCTTGAACAATAAAAAAGAAAACGGAACGTGTATTTTAACGGGAAAGCCTTCCGTGCAACGCGTCATGTTTGCCAAAGCATATTAATTAATAATATATTTGTTAGACCTCATTTATCATGGCACAAAAAGAAAATCCGCACGAACTCATCCTCAAAACGCTGAAAGAAAAAGGAGGAATGAATTTAAAAATAGCCGAAAACAGGAATGCGGCTTTTGAAGATTTGAAAAAAATTGCTAAAAAAACGGCAAACGATTTGAATGGGAAAATGGATTCTTCGAATATTAAAATTTCTGTTGTTTACAAGGATAAAGGTCCACTCGAATTCGAACTTGCCGTAGCAGATGACATTCTCATTTTTTACATGCACACCAATATTTTCGAATTCGATAAAAGCCACGCTTTGTGGAAAACATCCTACTTGAAAGACGATGCATCCCGTTCGTATTGTGGCATCATAAACATTTACAATTTCTTATCAGATTCCTTTAAATACAATCGCACCAGCGATGTTGGATACATGATTGGACGTATTTTTATCAACAAAGATTCTCATTATTTTGTAGAAGGCAAAAGGCAATTAGGCTTTTTATACAATGATTTTGTAAACGAAACAATTGATTCCACTAAGCTTGAAAATATATTAGAATCCGCTATTTTGTATTGCTTAAGTTTTGATTTATTGACGCCGCCTTTTGATACGGTAAAAGAAGTCAGTGTTTCTGAAATGCAAGAAGTAACCGATAATTTACAAATTAAAACTGGAAAACGGCTGGGTTTCCGCTTTCAGGCAGACAACGATCAGATTGATTAATGCAAATTTTTGCAAGTGCGTACACAAATATTTTTTCTGATTTTACTTATTCCCTCTTTTTTTTGTAGAAAGAGAAAAAATAACATACATTTGCGCTCCATTTTAAAAAATGGCCCGTTCGTCTAGGGGTTAGGACGTCAGGTTTTCATCCTGGTAACAGGGGTTCGATTCCCCTACGGGCTACAAAAAAGGGAAATTCACTAAAAATAGCGAATTTCCCTTTTTTATTGTTTTTTAAAATTCTTACCAACAGTACAATTAGTTCTATTATTTCATTAGGTTTTGCGGTTCGATAAGTATTTTCGCTGAATATCAGTTATTCAGGAAAGATCAAACCAACACTCTTAACTTTCTGCTCTAAAAAGGGCTCTTTTATACTAAAACAGGTGCTTATATAGAGCATCAAAATGAAAGATCTTCTTCAAAAGAATACCTCGTAAATGAACAAATTATCAAAAATAGTAAACATGGTGTCCGAAATAGTAGAATAGCGAATGATACAAGCGTGGCAATAATAAGATTTCGAACTTTTTTACTCATCTTTTTTAGCCTTTCATATTAGCCGCCAATCCCCTCGTAGGCGCGAAGATGAAGCATTGGCTTTGTGCGTTGCACTTCGTAACTGATTAAACTTATAAGCTGCGCTTACAAATAAGTTTTTTGCCTTCAATAGATAGGTTTGAAAATTATATTTCAAACAGCTAAAATAGATTTAAAAATCTATCAATCAAAAAAATATTCTTTGCGGTACAACTCATTTAAAAAAAGGCTCTTACTTGTGCGCCTCCGGTGTTTACAATATTAACGCCTTCCGATTTCCGTCCGTCGTAAGTAATGCTTAATTGCATGTTATTGGAAAGATTGCGTTGGTACGAAATACCCCAAGTAAAATTATTTCCGTTTCGTAAGCCGTCCAACATTTCGAAAGCGAGAGCTGTATTTGCCAATCCGTTATAATTAATGTTCACATAATCTGCTTTCAAATTAAAACTCCCGGTGGAAAGCACATTGTATTTTAGTTCGGTCGTATAATCTTGTTCGATGGCATTTTGTCCGCCATCGCCCACACTATTTTGTTTGTCGGTATATTTAAATGCAAAGCTGAGGCGGAAAACACTTCCGGGTTGATAGCTAACTTTCGGCGTTGCCTGATAATAACGGATGTTGTAATTATTGGCAATAAAGTATTGCGAATTACTGAGTTTCACTCCGTCTTGATAATTGCTTGTGAAGGTCCATTTTTGAGAAAGATTCCAACGCAAGTTTACTTCTTTGTAAGTATTTACGCGCGCATCCAATCCATAAGTAAGCAATGATTTATTGCTGATGTTTTGCCAACCGGCATCTATCCCGAAAACGGGATCTAAGGGATTAAAAAAAATGGTGTTCCGAAAAGAAGAGTTGAGCGAAACCAAACTGGTATCCAATGTGCTTTGCATAAAAGGATTGTACGCCGTAATTAAATTGCTATTGGTTGTTTGCTTGTCGGTGCGATACGCTGTTTGATCGGAGAAGTGAGAAATTATTTTTTTGAAGCCCGTTTTATTTGCCCAAATAGCTGCGGGTCGCAGGTTAAGTTGTTCACTAAACTGGTCGGTATACGTTTTTATGTATTGATTGGTGGGCGTATAAACGCGGATATAATCTGCTTGATCTGGAAAAGCCGCAATCGGAAACTCGTTTAATTCCTTGATGCCGTCGCCATTATAATCTACCCAAGTGTAAACGCCTTGTCCTGGTGGAACTTGAATATATGTGTATTGTTGTTTGGCTTGTAAACCAGATCCGATTTGATAAAAAGAGTTGGAGGTAAGTGTACCTTTAAATGCTCGAAAATTGTATTCAATTCTTCCCAATACAGAGTTATCCGGCTTTTGCAGCGAAATGGTGGTGTCCAAAATTTGTAATTGACGATAGGTAATAGTGGCTTTGAACAAGCTATTACTATTCTTCAAAAAATTAAAATTGAATGAAAAATTTCGAGCAAAATCGGCTTTTTGCAAGCCATTGTTTTTTTCTGCATAATCAGTGCGTTGTAAATAATCGAAGGCACATTTGTTTTTTACTGTATCTGCATTGCTGATAAAAGCTTCTTGTTGAAAAAACTGATAACTGTTTGCTTGTAAACTGTCCGAATTCTTATTGATAAAATGATTCACTTCGGAAGCTTCTTTCAAACCTATTATCAAAAAAATAATTTTTTGAGAGGCGGAAATATAGTGCCGTAAAAAATCAGTTTTATCCACTAATGTTTTTGTATTGAGATAACTTCCGTTGAAATTAAGCATGAAATTTTTATCTTTATAGTTTCCAGACAAGCCATTTTTCAAAGCATTGTAATCGTTGCCTTCATAAAAAGTATTAAACGTATAATTGATCATTCCTTTGGTTTGATTAGATAAGCCGAGGTTGGCGCCAAAAATATTTTGGTTGTTGTAAATGGTTGAATTGCTACGGTTCCAATCGCGATCAAATTCGGTGCTTCGATACGTTTCAATCGGTGCAAAATTTTTCTGAACGGCTTCATAATCTATAGAAGAAATAAAATTCCAGAAATCCATTTTCTTTCGCTCCATACTGTCGCTGCTCAACGGAATTACATTATTGAGTTTCATTTTCAAGCCGTAGCCTACATCGTTTTGCTTGCCGATAGTCGAAAAAGTATTGACATCGTTATTGCTCAAAGCTGTTTCTACTGTTACATTACTGTATTTCGAAAGCAAGTAATCGGCGCCGAGTGTCAGCATTTGTTTCTTTTTAGGCGTAACGAGTAAAGCAACTGGTTCGTAAGCGCCTTGCGGTACGCCACTTATAGGAGTAATCCACTGAAAGACTTTTCCGTTGGCACTTGAATTTATCGGATTGTAATTTCCTTTTCCTTGTCCTACTAGCCCGAAACTTAGTTGAAAATGGGCTTTCGTAGAATCAATAGAATAGGCATAAATCGGATATGTAATAAAATTAACAATCGTGTCTTTTTTGGCATATAATACTTCCGAATTATTAAAAGCAACACTGTCGACACTCGGCGTTATAGCTTGCTGAATGCTATCTCCAACGCTTGCTATTAATTGTTTTTGTTGTTGTGTAAGTTGTTGTTGCAGCGGTTGACTTTTACTATCTTGTTCCGAATAGGCATTAAAACGCAGTTTCAATTTTTTGGTATCGTATTCGTCTCCAAAATGAACGAGTGAGCGTACGTAATTTTGGTCGGAATATTGGAATTGCGCCACAATCCGCGTATCTTTTGTGATAATGTGTTTCGGTGTAAACGTAACTTCGGCAGTATTATAATTAATTACGTAATCGTTGTCTTGCCCGCGCACCATCAGTTGCCCGTCAATATAAATTTGTTCTGTTCCAGATAAAACGATGACATACAATTCGTTTTCTGCGCCATTTAAGCGATACGGTCCTTGGTTTCCATCAATTCCAATAATTTCATTGCGCGAAAATTTTCCTTTAGAAATAGCAGCGCTGAAAGTTGTCTTCATCACTTTTGAGGTATCTTTTTTAGTGGACGAAATCGGGAACAGTGTGGAAAAGCTCAAGCCAGAGGCTTTTTTATCAAAAACCATAAAATAACTGTTGGGTCGCGTAAGTAAAAAATCGCCCGCAATTAATTTGGAACGTTTATCTGTTAATTGAATAAAAACTCTATCGAACTGCTGCAATTGCTGCGTATTTCCATCGGGCTGGATTGGAATATTATTATCCGTAGCCGCCATTAAAATATCAATATTATTAGTCAAATGTCCGGAAAGCTGCAAATTCAAATTCGAATTGACAGAAACATCTTGCGTATTGCCCATAGTAATACCTCTGGAAATACTGCCGCTTTTGTTTAACCCTGTCGTTTTAAAGGGATCTGTGTCGGTTGTTTTGTCCACATCGTATTCAAAAGGATTGTAGTTTCCAAAAATATCTGGACGAATTTTATCGACATTTTTATGCTGCCGCGATTGTGAAAATAAGTATGGAAAGACACGATAGGAGAGAAAAACCTTTTTTCCGGCAACCTGTTTTTGAGGTATTTTTTTTAGATCAAAAATAAGTAAGGCATTCACATAATCTATGCGATAAAAAGCAGAATCCATTTTTACGGTGTCCGAAAAATTAATTTTCAAAGAGCCCGGAATAATGCTCAACGAATCTATTTTTACGGTATCTTTTTCAGATAAGAAAATAAATTTGGTGTGTATATTGCTTCCGCTTTGCGCGAAAACAGTGCAAGGCGAAGCTAAAATAGAAACAAGGAAAATCGAAAAAAAAATTTTCACAAGTCGAATTTATTGATTTTTAGTTTAATTTATACTTTTGACAATTATACAATACGTAAAAAAATGAAAAAAATTATATCCTATAATGTAAATGGTATTCGATCGGCACTTAGCAAAG is from Bacteroidia bacterium and encodes:
- the proS gene encoding proline--tRNA ligase; amino-acid sequence: MNREENYSQWYNDLVEKADLAQHSAVKGCMVIKPHGYAIWEKMQAVLDKKFKDTGHSNAYFPLFIPKSYFSKEASHVAGFAKECAVVTHYRLKNAPNGSGIIVDEDAKLEEELIVRPTSETIIWDTYRGWIQSYRDLPLLINQWANVVRWEMRTRLFLRTTEFLWQEGHTAHATSAEAVKEAEQMLDVYADFAENWMALPVVKGVKTENERFAGAIETYCIEALMQDGKALQAGTSHFLGQNFAKAFDVKFTNKEGILDYVWATSWGVSTRLMGALIMAHSDDQGLVIPPKLAPIQVVIVPIYKGEEQLQAISETVLKIKRSLEEKGVSVKYDDRDTQRPGWKFAEYEMKGIPIRIAIGARDMENKTAEIARRDTKTKETIRLDEIETKIPALLEEIQKNLFEKAKNFKEKMTVEVNSYEEFKKVINEKGGFVMAHWDGTSETEQKIKDETKATIRCIPLNNKKENGTCILTGKPSVQRVMFAKAY
- the mfd gene encoding transcription-repair coupling factor, with protein sequence MAIDNVLQQYISSDKTLQLTEKLKSGGAQYVCLKGLIGSSASFVASAISKTIPQTHLFILTEKEEAAYFLNDLENNTGGKNIFFFPSSYRKAYDPEHTDNANISLRAEVLSAISTKSNTLIVTYPEALNEKVVTKKHLEKNTLSLRVGEKISIDFITQVVLEYHFNRVDYVAEPGEFSVRGGIVDIFSFANELPYRIEFSGNSVDSIRSFDAATQLSVQTVSSCSIIPNLQIKIAQENRQTFFEFIPENTIVWLKDTAYAADKIEQAFDAAEKIYEQKKSLIEQLQPSEIYSSKKLFFEQLENFKTIEFGSHFYFNSDIEIQYNIVPQIPFNKNFNLLLDHLKGNIAKGFQNIIFSDTPKQLERLHKIFEDVSGTNSLFFQEGNTGTLSEGFTDNDLKIACYTDHQIFNRHARFRLKSGFKKTSEAITLKELKGLHPGDFVTHIDHGVGRFAGLEKMDVNGKQQEVIRIMYRDNDLLYVSIHSLHRIAKYSGKEGAEPKINKLGSNSWSVLKQKTKKKVKEIAFDLIQLYAKRKALKGLAFSPDTYLQTELEASFIYEDTPDQVKATVDTKKDMESESPMDRLICGDVGFGKTEIAIRAAFKAVADSKQVAVLVPTTILALQHYKTFKERLGEMPCKVDYLNRFRTAKEQKEVLEKTARGEIDILIGTHILAGKNVSFKDLGLLIIDEEQKFGVSVKEKLKTISTNVDTLTLTATPIPRTLQFSMMGARDLSVINTPPPNRHPVQTELHSFHEEVFRDAIAYEMSRNGQTFVIHNRVQSIKELAGMIQRLCPDAKVAIAHGQMEGHKLEEVMLDFIEGNTDVLVATSIIESGLDIPNANTIIIDKAHFFGLSDLHQMRGRVGRSNKKAFCHLITPPLSTLTPEARKRLKAIEEFSDLGSGFNISMRDLDIRGAGNLLGAEQSGFINEIGFEMYHKILDEAMQELTEEMGEEQAIANKQNRPQKFVKDCQIDTDLELLISEEYVQNTGERLSLYRELDNFQKEEELILFEQQLKDRFGVVPQATRELIRTIRLRWIAMELGLEKVVLKSGKLIGYFISKQDAPFYQSEMFTQVLQFVQKNPHACKMKENNAKLTLSFDHINSIETAIHALSQINRKKTISELVEPNKN